The following coding sequences are from one Panicum hallii strain FIL2 chromosome 5, PHallii_v3.1, whole genome shotgun sequence window:
- the LOC112894799 gene encoding ammonium transporter 2 member 2 → MHVASTRMASPPEPGPYMPDLPGVPAWLNKGDNAWQLVAATFVGIQSMPGLVVLYGSIVKKKWAVNSAFMAMYAYASTLIVWVLVGFRMAFGERLLPFWAKAGPALTQDFLVHRAVFPATAHYGRGGVLETPRTEPYYAEASLVLFEFEFAAITLVLLAGSLLGRMNIKAWMAFTPLWLLFSYTVGAFSLWGGGFLYQWGVIDYSGGYVIHLSSGIAGFTAAYWVGPRLKSDRDRFSPNNILLMIAGGGLLWLGWAGFNGGAPYSPNVTASVAVLNTNVSAATSLLTWTCLDVIFFGKPSVIGAVQGMMTGLVCITPGAGLVHTWSAMLMGVSAGCIPWITMMILHKKSSFLMKVDDTLAVFHTHAVAGVLGGVLTGLLATPELCALDSPIPGARGVFYGGGIVQIGKQLGGALFVTVWNLVVTSAILLCIGLFIPLRMPDDQLMIGDDAAHGEEAYALWGDGEKFDLTRPETTRTGGASGAAREDTVEQRLTSMGARGVTIQL, encoded by the exons ATGCACGTCGCGTCCACCAGAATGGCGTCGCCGCCGGAGCCGGGGCCGTACATGCCGGACCTCCCGGGGGTGCCGGCGTGGCTGAACAAGGGCGACAACGCGTGGCAGCTGGTGGCGGCCACCTTCGTGGGCATCCAGTCCATGCCGGGGCTCGTCGTGCTCTACGGCAGCATCGTGAAGAAGAAGTGGGCCGTCAACTCCGCCTTCATGGCGATGTACGCGTACGCGTCCACGCTCATCGTCTGGGTGCTCGTCGGCTTCCGCATGGCGTTCGGCGAGCGCCTACTCCCGTTCTGGGCCAAGGCCGGGCCCGCGCTCACGCAGGACTTCCTCGTCCACCGTGCCGTGTTCCCGGCCACGGCGCACTacggccgcggcggcgtgcTCGAGACGCCGCGCACCGAGCCCTACTATGCCGAGGCGTCGCTGGTGCTGTTCGAGTTCGAGTTCGCCGCCATCACGCTGGTGCTGCTCGCCGGGTCGCTCCTCGGCCGCATGAACATCAAGGCCTGGATGGCGTTCACGCCGCTGTGGCTGCTCTTCTCCTACACCGTCGGCGCCTTCAGCCTCTGGGGCGGCGGCTTCCTCTACCAGTGGGGCGTCATCGACTACTCCGGCGGATACGTCATCCACCTCTCCTCCGGCATTGCAGGCTTCACCGCCGCTTACTGG gtgggcccgaggCTGAAGAGCGACAGGGACAGGTTCTCGCCGAACAACATCCTGCTCATGATCGCCGGCGGTGGTCTGCTgtggctgggctgggccgggtTCAACGGTGGCGCGCCGTACTCCCCCAACGTGACCGCGTCCGTGGCGGTGCTCAACACCAACGTCAGCGCCGCGACGAGCCTCCTGACCTGGACCTGCCTCGACGTCATCTTCTTCGGCAAGCCCTCGGTGATCGGCGCCGTGCAGGGCATGATGACCGGGCTTGTCTGCATCACCCCCGGCGCAG GGCTGGTGCACACGTGGTCGGCGATGCTGATGGGCGTGTCCGCGGGCTGCATCCCGTGGATCACCATGATGATCCTGCACAAGAAATCCTCCTTCCTCATGAAGGTCGACGACACCCTGGCCGTGTTCCACACCCACGCCGTCGCGGGCGTGCTCGGGGGCGTCCTCACGGGCCTCCTGGCGACCCCGGAGCTCTGCGCGCTCGACTCCCCCATcccgggcgcgcgcggcgtctTCTACGGCGGCGGCATCGTGCAGATCGGCAAGCAGCTCGGCGGCGCGCTCTTCGTCACCGTCTGGAACCTGGTGGTCACCAGCGCCATCCTCCTGTGCATCGGCCTCTTCATCCCGCTCCGCATGCCCGACGACCAGCTCATGATCGGCGACGACGCGGCGCATGGCGAGGAGGCCTACGCGCTCTGGGGTGACGGCGAGAAGTTCGACCTGACGCGCCCGGAGACCACCAGGACCGGTGGTGCCTCCGGCGCGGCGAGGGAGGACACCGTGGAGCAGCGGCTCACCAGCATGGGTGCCAGAGGCGTCACCATTCAGCTGTAG